One segment of Castanea sativa cultivar Marrone di Chiusa Pesio chromosome 3, ASM4071231v1 DNA contains the following:
- the LOC142626962 gene encoding biogenesis of lysosome-related organelles complex 1 subunit 1 — MYSPQLPLASGRVPSSSPSSSFSFDAQHADPGGLEAALLQIMHDHHHTSLRLRDQAERAKKDAIQNAARVSDLLVDAVNSGVQESFINEKRIEREIRALAVTIARFMKQTNQWLTTTHAINTAVKEIGDFENWMKTMEFDCKSITAAIQNIHQA, encoded by the exons ATGTACTCACCACAACTTCCACTGGCATCTGGGCGTGTGCCTTCATCGTCTCCATCCTCCTCTTTCTCCTTTGATGCACAACATGCAGACCCAGGAGGTCTGGAAGCTGCTTTGCTCCAAATAATGCATGACCATCACCACACCTCTCTCAGACTCCGTGACCAAGCTG AGAGAGCGAAGAAAGATGCGATTCAAAATGCAGCACGAGTTTCAGATCTGTTGGTGGATGCTGTGAACAGTGGAGTGCAGGAATCCTTTATCAACGAGAAGCGAATTGAGCGTGAAATTCGAGCATTAGCAGTCACGATTGCCCGCTTCATGAAGCAGACCAATCAATGGCTCACCACAACACATGCTATAAACACCGCTGTCAAG GAAATTGGAGACTTTGAGAACTGGATGAAGACCATGGAATTTGATTGTAAAAGCATCACTGCTGCTATCCAAAACATTCACCAAGCGTGA